A part of Chitinimonas koreensis genomic DNA contains:
- a CDS encoding glutamine--tRNA ligase/YqeY domain fusion protein, translating into MSTSHASPAAETEIKNFIRTVIDADLASGKHPRTITRFPPEPNGYLHVGHAKSICLNFGIKDDYKARGYASECNLRFDDTNPEKEEDEYVQAIQADVRWLGFDWDGGVRYASDYFERLYQYAEELIGKGLAFVCELTPEQMREYRGDFQVPGRNSPFRDRTVEDNLDLFRRMRAGEFADGSRTLRLKIDMGSPNLNLRDPVIYRIRRAHHHRTGDAWCIYPMYDYTHCISDALEGITHSLCTLEFEDHRPLYDWVLDNVTIGCHPQQIEFSRLELLYTVTSKRKLNQLVTEALVNGWDDPRMPTVSGMRRRGYSPAGIRLFAERCGISKTPNVVDLSVLEGAVRETLEAEAPRVMAVLDPIKVTLTNFEPGTTGSRSAPFHPHHPEFGEREVPIAREIYIERDDFAEVPPPGWQRLTPGGEVRLRYSYVIKCDEVVKDADGRVVELKCSLDPATLGQNPVGRKVKGVIHWLSAEHAIEAEVRLYERLFTVERPDAVRGEDGQYLDFKQFINTESLRVVTGYVEACVRDAAPESRYQFERLGYFVTDRRDHAAGGRPVFNRTVGLKDSWSKS; encoded by the coding sequence ATGTCCACGTCCCACGCCAGCCCGGCCGCCGAAACCGAAATCAAGAATTTCATCCGTACCGTCATCGATGCCGACCTGGCCTCCGGCAAGCACCCGCGCACCATCACCCGCTTCCCGCCCGAGCCGAACGGCTACCTGCACGTCGGCCACGCCAAGTCGATCTGCCTGAACTTCGGCATCAAGGACGACTACAAGGCGCGCGGCTACGCCAGCGAGTGCAATCTGCGCTTCGACGACACCAATCCGGAGAAGGAAGAGGACGAGTACGTGCAGGCCATCCAGGCCGACGTGCGCTGGCTCGGCTTCGACTGGGACGGCGGCGTGCGCTACGCCTCCGACTACTTCGAGCGGCTCTACCAGTACGCCGAGGAGCTGATCGGCAAGGGCCTGGCCTTCGTCTGCGAGCTCACGCCCGAGCAGATGCGCGAATACCGCGGCGATTTCCAGGTGCCCGGCCGCAACAGCCCGTTCCGCGACCGCACTGTGGAGGACAACCTCGACCTGTTCCGCCGCATGCGCGCCGGCGAATTCGCCGACGGCTCGCGCACGCTGCGGCTCAAGATCGACATGGGCTCGCCCAACCTGAACCTGCGCGATCCGGTGATCTACCGCATCCGCCGCGCCCACCACCATCGCACCGGCGACGCGTGGTGCATCTACCCGATGTACGACTACACCCACTGCATCTCCGATGCGCTGGAAGGCATCACCCATTCGCTGTGCACGCTCGAGTTCGAGGATCACCGCCCGTTGTACGACTGGGTGCTCGACAACGTGACCATCGGCTGCCATCCGCAGCAGATCGAGTTCTCGCGGCTGGAGCTGCTCTATACCGTCACCTCCAAGCGCAAGCTCAACCAGCTGGTCACCGAGGCGCTGGTGAACGGCTGGGACGATCCGCGCATGCCCACCGTCAGCGGCATGCGCCGGCGCGGCTACAGCCCGGCCGGCATCCGGCTGTTCGCCGAGCGCTGCGGCATTTCCAAGACGCCCAACGTGGTCGACCTGTCGGTGCTCGAGGGCGCCGTGCGCGAGACGCTGGAAGCCGAGGCGCCGCGCGTGATGGCGGTGCTCGATCCGATCAAGGTGACGCTGACCAACTTCGAGCCCGGCACCACCGGCTCGCGCTCGGCGCCGTTCCATCCGCACCATCCCGAGTTCGGCGAGCGCGAAGTGCCGATCGCGCGCGAGATCTACATCGAGCGCGACGACTTCGCCGAGGTGCCGCCGCCGGGCTGGCAGCGGCTGACGCCGGGTGGCGAGGTGCGGCTGCGCTACAGCTACGTGATCAAGTGCGACGAGGTGGTCAAGGATGCCGACGGTCGCGTGGTCGAGCTCAAGTGTTCGCTCGACCCGGCCACGCTGGGCCAGAACCCGGTCGGCCGCAAGGTCAAGGGCGTGATCCACTGGCTGAGCGCCGAACACGCGATCGAAGCCGAGGTGCGGCTGTACGAGCGCCTGTTCACGGTCGAGCGGCCCGACGCGGTGCGCGGCGAGGACGGCCAGTACCTCGACTTCAAGCAGTTCATCAACACCGAATCGCTGCGCGTGGTGACCGGCTACGTCGAGGCCTGCGTGCGCGACGCGGCGCCGGAGAGCCGCTACCAGTTCGAGCGGCTCGGCTATTTCGTCACCGACCGGCGCGACCATGCCGCCGGCGGACGGCCGGTGTTCAACCGGACGGTGGGCCTGAAGGACAGCTGGAGCAAATCATGA
- a CDS encoding primosomal protein N' translates to MPFLRLALDVPLDRLFDYSVEAATAADLGRRAVVPFGSRRLVGVVMEVAEQAADAGIAIKPVEAVLDDLPALPAELLGLLRFCAAYYQHPIGQVVHTALPARFRDPSPFRVAEALRYQAADPAALREGLAARAVMQHRLAAMLERPVAEAELRAVSAGAWRIVQDWLAQGRVRALVQAPAAPVAAAGPALNAEQAAAVEAIGEACAGAAGGKFAAFLLHGITGSGKTEVYLNAIARVLAAGRQALVLVPEINLTPQLEARFRSRFPGVDIVGLTSGVADGERAAGWVRAARGEAALVLGTRLAAFTPLPRLGLIVVDEEHDASFKQQDGLRYSARDLAVYRARQAGVPVVLGSATPALESWHNAEAGRYRLLALRQRAVDGARPPSWRLVATRRQPLADGLHATTLAAIGERLARNEQSLVFINRRGYAPVMHCGECGWLAGCTRCSARLTVHLRERCLRCHHCGWEEALPAHCPGCGNSDLAPLGQGTQRLEQMLAQRFPHARVLRIDRDSMRRKGSFEAALEAVHDGRVDILIGTQMLAKGHDFPRLTLVAVVGADNGLHSADFRAGERLYAQLAQVAGRAGRAERPGEVLLQTDFPEHPLYAALMADDYAAFAAAESSERRRAGFPPFVHQAVLRADGFALAEAIAFLQRAIELAPEDAAVTLWDPVAAPMARLANRERAQLLVQSGARSRLQAFLAAWMAALRQLKAGKVRWSLDVDPLEV, encoded by the coding sequence ATGCCTTTTCTTCGCCTCGCCCTCGATGTTCCGCTCGACCGGCTGTTCGACTATTCGGTCGAGGCTGCGACCGCGGCCGACCTCGGCCGCCGCGCCGTGGTGCCGTTCGGCAGCCGGCGGCTGGTCGGGGTGGTGATGGAGGTGGCCGAGCAGGCCGCCGATGCCGGCATCGCGATCAAGCCGGTCGAGGCGGTGCTCGACGACCTGCCGGCGCTGCCGGCCGAGCTGCTCGGCCTGCTGCGCTTCTGCGCGGCCTACTACCAGCATCCGATCGGCCAGGTGGTGCATACCGCGCTGCCGGCGCGCTTCCGCGATCCCTCGCCGTTCCGGGTGGCCGAGGCGCTGCGCTACCAGGCGGCCGACCCGGCCGCGCTGCGCGAGGGGCTGGCCGCGCGTGCCGTGATGCAGCACCGGCTGGCGGCGATGCTCGAGCGGCCGGTGGCCGAGGCGGAGCTGCGCGCGGTGTCGGCCGGCGCCTGGCGCATCGTGCAGGACTGGCTGGCGCAGGGCAGGGTGCGCGCGCTGGTGCAGGCGCCGGCCGCGCCGGTGGCGGCCGCCGGGCCGGCGCTGAACGCCGAGCAGGCCGCCGCGGTCGAGGCGATCGGCGAGGCCTGTGCCGGCGCGGCCGGCGGCAAATTCGCCGCCTTCCTGCTGCACGGCATCACCGGCAGCGGCAAGACCGAGGTCTACCTCAACGCGATCGCCCGGGTGCTGGCGGCCGGCCGCCAGGCGCTGGTGCTGGTGCCCGAGATCAACCTCACGCCGCAGCTCGAGGCGCGCTTCCGCAGCCGTTTCCCCGGCGTCGACATCGTCGGCCTGACCAGCGGCGTGGCCGACGGCGAGCGCGCCGCCGGCTGGGTCCGTGCCGCGCGCGGCGAGGCGGCGCTGGTGCTGGGCACCCGGCTGGCGGCATTCACGCCGCTGCCGCGGCTGGGGCTGATCGTGGTCGACGAGGAGCACGACGCCAGCTTCAAGCAGCAGGACGGCCTGCGCTACTCGGCGCGCGACCTGGCGGTCTACCGCGCGCGCCAGGCCGGCGTGCCGGTGGTGCTGGGCTCGGCCACGCCGGCGCTGGAAAGCTGGCATAACGCCGAGGCCGGCCGCTACCGCCTGCTGGCGCTGCGCCAGCGCGCGGTCGACGGCGCCCGGCCGCCGAGCTGGCGGCTGGTGGCGACCCGCCGCCAGCCGCTGGCCGACGGCCTGCACGCCACCACGCTGGCCGCCATCGGCGAGCGGCTGGCGCGCAACGAGCAGTCGCTGGTGTTCATCAACCGGCGCGGCTATGCCCCGGTCATGCATTGCGGCGAATGCGGCTGGCTGGCCGGCTGCACCCGCTGCTCGGCGCGGCTGACGGTGCACCTGCGCGAGCGCTGCCTGCGTTGCCACCACTGCGGCTGGGAAGAGGCGCTGCCGGCGCATTGCCCCGGCTGCGGCAACAGCGACCTGGCCCCGCTGGGCCAGGGCACCCAGCGGCTCGAGCAGATGCTGGCGCAGCGTTTTCCGCATGCGCGGGTGCTGCGCATCGACCGCGACAGCATGCGCCGCAAGGGCAGCTTCGAGGCCGCGCTCGAAGCGGTGCACGATGGCCGCGTCGACATCCTGATCGGCACCCAGATGCTGGCCAAGGGCCACGATTTCCCGCGCCTCACGCTGGTCGCGGTGGTCGGCGCCGACAACGGCCTGCACTCGGCCGACTTCCGCGCCGGCGAGCGGCTCTACGCCCAGCTCGCCCAGGTGGCCGGCCGCGCCGGCCGGGCCGAGCGGCCCGGCGAGGTGCTGCTGCAGACCGACTTTCCAGAACATCCCTTATATGCGGCGCTGATGGCCGACGACTATGCTGCCTTTGCGGCGGCCGAGTCGAGCGAGCGCCGCCGCGCCGGTTTTCCCCCCTTCGTGCACCAGGCGGTCCTGCGCGCCGACGGCTTCGCGCTGGCCGAGGCGATCGCCTTCCTGCAGCGCGCGATCGAGCTGGCGCCCGAGGATGCGGCGGTCACGCTGTGGGATCCGGTGGCGGCGCCGATGGCGCGGCTGGCCAACCGCGAACGGGCGCAACTGCTGGTGCAATCGGGCGCGCGCAGCCGGCTGCAGGCCTTCCTGGCCGCCTGGATGGCGGCCTTGCGCCAGCTGAAGGCGGGCAAGGTGCGCTGGTCGCTCGACGTCGATCCACTCGAGGTGTGA
- a CDS encoding DUF433 domain-containing protein, with protein MSLDRTLMARITQRPGQCGGRPCVRGMRIRVADVLDMLANGMDTAEILMDYPDLEADDIRACLAFAASRLDIPRLAA; from the coding sequence ATGAGTCTTGATCGTACCTTGATGGCCAGGATCACCCAGCGGCCGGGCCAATGCGGTGGCCGTCCCTGCGTACGCGGCATGCGGATCAGGGTCGCCGACGTGCTGGATATGCTGGCTAACGGCATGGATACCGCCGAGATTCTGATGGACTATCCAGATCTCGAAGCCGACGATATCCGTGCCTGCTTGGCTTTTGCCGCCAGCCGGCTCGACATTCCACGGCTCGCCGCATGA
- a CDS encoding LysR substrate-binding domain-containing protein, which translates to MSTGRLPPLDLLRSFAAVAHEGSVSRAAERLYLTQGAVSRQIQQLEAALGLALFQRQARGVTPTEAGQELLAAVDLALDHLGTTIERLRGRGAGLQLKLLPTLALRWFLPRLPGFQKAHPDIEIRISTAEFQRVDFAREGFDAAIVYDRAEPEGIHALPLFAEHLTPACAPALAERLGTPADLAGFDLIHLTPDHAHWRQLLARAGIAHPRLAAGPSFESNDMAVNVASQGLGVALADPLLFADDIAARRLALPFPELQLETGYRYWFACPRARRDDAAINALQAWLLAQLEGTNG; encoded by the coding sequence ATGAGCACCGGCCGGCTTCCGCCGCTCGACCTCTTGCGCAGCTTCGCCGCGGTCGCCCACGAAGGCAGCGTCAGCCGCGCCGCCGAACGGCTCTACCTGACCCAGGGCGCGGTGAGCCGGCAGATCCAGCAGCTCGAGGCCGCGCTGGGTCTGGCCCTGTTCCAGCGCCAGGCGCGCGGCGTGACGCCGACCGAGGCGGGGCAGGAATTGCTGGCGGCGGTCGACCTGGCGCTCGACCACCTGGGCACCACCATCGAGCGGCTGCGCGGCCGCGGCGCCGGCCTGCAGCTCAAGCTATTGCCGACGCTGGCGCTGCGCTGGTTCCTGCCGCGCCTGCCGGGCTTCCAGAAGGCCCATCCGGACATCGAGATCCGCATCAGCACGGCTGAATTCCAGCGCGTCGACTTCGCCCGCGAGGGCTTCGACGCCGCCATCGTCTACGACCGCGCCGAGCCGGAGGGCATCCACGCCCTGCCGCTGTTCGCCGAGCACCTGACGCCGGCCTGCGCGCCGGCCCTGGCCGAACGGCTGGGGACGCCGGCCGACCTGGCCGGCTTCGACCTGATCCACCTGACGCCCGACCATGCGCACTGGCGCCAGCTCTTGGCGCGCGCCGGCATCGCCCATCCGCGGCTGGCGGCCGGGCCGAGCTTCGAATCGAACGACATGGCGGTGAACGTGGCGAGCCAGGGCCTCGGCGTGGCGCTGGCCGATCCGCTGCTGTTCGCCGACGACATCGCCGCCCGCCGGCTGGCCCTGCCCTTCCCGGAATTGCAGCTCGAGACCGGCTACCGCTACTGGTTCGCCTGCCCGCGGGCGCGGCGCGACGATGCGGCGATCAATGCGCTGCAGGCTTGGCTGCTGGCGCAGCTGGAAGGCACGAACGGCTAG
- a CDS encoding alanine racemase has protein sequence MPGAANRDEACLEIDLAAIERGARAVTAQCAAAGIAVAGVTKVACGSPQVAGAMLAGGVAQLADARLANLRRLRQAGLRGPLWLLRAPSPAQAAAAVALADVSLNSELETVRRLSAEATALGRRHDVVLMIELGDLREGLLPDQAFGCAQAVAALPGIRLLGVGANLGCISGIQPTARNLAVLVEVAGDLRRRLGIELPIVSGGNSASLSLLDAGCLPAGINHLRVGEGILLPDAAFLSVFRGAAYRKAAFQLSAPVIEDRIKPARPYGLAGKDAFGRMPRFDQVPDAPMRRLLLAIGEEDIRLAGLQPDDARLRVIGASSDHLVLDASAVGTDYPLGQRVRFSLDYGALLTAMTSPYVEKRYLDPR, from the coding sequence ATGCCCGGCGCCGCGAACCGCGACGAGGCCTGCCTGGAGATCGACCTGGCGGCCATCGAGCGCGGCGCGCGGGCGGTGACCGCGCAGTGCGCCGCTGCCGGCATCGCGGTGGCCGGCGTGACCAAGGTCGCCTGCGGCTCGCCGCAGGTGGCTGGGGCCATGCTGGCCGGCGGGGTGGCGCAACTGGCCGATGCGCGGCTGGCCAATCTGCGCCGGCTGCGCCAGGCCGGCCTGCGGGGGCCGTTGTGGCTGCTGCGCGCGCCGTCGCCGGCGCAGGCGGCCGCGGCGGTGGCGCTGGCCGACGTCAGCCTCAATTCGGAACTGGAGACCGTGCGCCGGCTGTCGGCCGAGGCGACGGCGCTGGGCCGGCGCCACGACGTGGTGCTGATGATCGAGCTGGGCGACCTGCGCGAGGGTTTGCTGCCGGACCAAGCCTTCGGCTGCGCGCAAGCCGTGGCGGCGCTGCCCGGCATCCGGCTGCTCGGCGTCGGCGCCAATCTCGGCTGCATCAGCGGCATCCAGCCGACCGCGCGCAACCTGGCGGTGCTGGTCGAGGTCGCCGGCGACCTCCGCCGCCGGCTCGGCATCGAGCTGCCGATCGTGTCGGGCGGCAATTCGGCCAGCCTGTCGCTGCTCGACGCCGGCTGCCTGCCGGCCGGCATCAACCACCTGCGCGTCGGTGAGGGCATCCTGCTGCCCGATGCGGCCTTCCTGTCGGTGTTCCGTGGCGCGGCCTACCGCAAGGCGGCCTTCCAGCTGTCGGCGCCGGTGATCGAGGACCGCATCAAGCCGGCGCGGCCCTATGGCCTGGCCGGCAAGGACGCGTTCGGCCGCATGCCCCGGTTCGACCAGGTGCCGGATGCGCCGATGCGCCGGCTCTTGCTGGCGATCGGCGAGGAGGACATCCGCCTGGCCGGCCTGCAGCCCGACGACGCAAGGCTGCGGGTGATCGGCGCCAGCAGCGACCACCTGGTGCTCGACGCCAGCGCGGTCGGGACGGACTACCCGCTCGGCCAGCGGGTGCGCTTCAGCCTCGATTACGGCGCGCTGCTGACGGCGATGACTTCGCCCTACGTCGAGAAGCGCTACCTCGATCCACGCTGA
- a CDS encoding type II toxin-antitoxin system VapC family toxin, with the protein MRLLLDTHVLLWWLADPERLGQAAYAAIADPAHEIWVSAASGWEIAIKQALGKLSGPVDLPAELAVEGFRALAIDFRHTEAVRALPPLHGDPFDRMLVAQARTEDLVLVSADEQLRRYSIPLLWAA; encoded by the coding sequence ATGCGCCTGTTGCTCGATACCCACGTATTGCTGTGGTGGCTGGCCGATCCGGAGCGTCTCGGCCAGGCTGCCTACGCCGCCATCGCCGATCCGGCGCACGAAATCTGGGTCAGCGCCGCCAGCGGTTGGGAAATCGCCATCAAGCAGGCGCTGGGCAAGCTGTCCGGTCCGGTCGACCTTCCCGCCGAGCTGGCGGTCGAGGGCTTCCGGGCGCTGGCGATCGATTTCCGCCATACCGAGGCCGTGCGGGCGTTGCCGCCCCTGCACGGCGATCCGTTCGACCGCATGCTGGTCGCGCAGGCCCGCACCGAAGACCTGGTGCTGGTCAGCGCCGACGAGCAGTTGCGCCGTTATTCCATTCCCTTGCTGTGGGCCGCCTGA
- the hemE gene encoding uroporphyrinogen decarboxylase encodes MSPLNNDTFLRALLRQPTDYTPLWLMRQAGRYLPEYRATRARAGSFMGLCTSPDYATEVTLQPLERYPLDAAILFSDILTVPDAMGLGLYFAEGEGPKFERPLRDEAAIRALAVPDMAELQYVFDAVASIRRALDGRVPLIGFSGSPFTLACYMIEGGGSDTFSRVKTLMYDRPELLHHILAVNADTVAAYLNRQIAAGAQAVQIFDTWGGALAYGKYQEFSLAYMKRVIDQLVREHDGRRVPVIVFTKGGGLWLEDIADSGCDAIGLDWTMDLAAARRRVGDRVALQGNFDPNALFARPEAIEAEVGRLLASYGAGSGHVFNLGHGISQFTPPEHVTALVDAVHRLSRAYHSV; translated from the coding sequence ATGTCCCCATTGAACAACGACACCTTCCTGCGCGCCCTGCTGCGCCAGCCGACCGACTACACCCCGCTGTGGCTGATGCGCCAGGCCGGCCGCTACCTGCCCGAGTACCGCGCCACCCGCGCGCGCGCCGGCAGCTTCATGGGGCTGTGCACCTCGCCCGACTACGCCACCGAGGTCACGCTGCAGCCGCTCGAGCGCTATCCGCTCGACGCCGCCATCCTGTTCTCCGACATCCTCACCGTGCCCGATGCGATGGGCCTGGGCCTCTACTTCGCCGAGGGCGAAGGGCCGAAGTTCGAGCGGCCGCTGCGCGACGAGGCCGCCATCCGCGCGCTGGCGGTGCCCGACATGGCCGAGCTGCAATACGTGTTCGACGCGGTCGCCTCGATCCGCCGCGCGCTCGACGGCCGGGTGCCGCTGATCGGCTTCTCGGGCAGCCCGTTCACGCTGGCCTGCTACATGATCGAGGGCGGCGGCTCGGACACCTTCAGCCGGGTCAAGACGCTGATGTACGACCGGCCCGAGCTGCTGCACCACATCCTGGCGGTCAACGCCGACACGGTGGCGGCCTACCTGAACCGCCAGATCGCGGCCGGCGCCCAGGCGGTGCAGATCTTCGACACCTGGGGCGGCGCGCTGGCCTACGGCAAGTACCAGGAATTCTCGCTGGCCTACATGAAGCGCGTGATCGACCAGCTGGTGCGCGAGCACGACGGCCGCCGTGTGCCGGTGATCGTGTTCACCAAGGGCGGTGGGCTGTGGCTCGAGGACATCGCCGATTCGGGTTGCGACGCGATCGGGCTCGACTGGACCATGGACCTGGCCGCCGCGCGCCGCCGCGTCGGCGACCGCGTCGCGCTGCAGGGCAATTTCGACCCCAATGCGCTGTTCGCCCGGCCCGAGGCCATCGAGGCCGAGGTGGGGCGCCTGCTGGCCAGCTACGGCGCCGGCAGCGGCCATGTGTTCAACCTCGGCCACGGCATCTCGCAGTTCACGCCGCCCGAGCACGTGACCGCCTTGGTCGACGCGGTCCATCGCCTTTCCCGCGCCTACCATTCCGTTTGA
- a CDS encoding DUF5615 family PIN-like protein yields MILWLDAQLPPVLAAWLTETFGLSAYALRDLGLRDATDLEIFAEARQAGAILLSKDSDFADLVTRLGPPPQLLWLTCGNTSNRSLCSLLSATLGEALSLLEQGMPIVEIDGRESSP; encoded by the coding sequence ATGATCCTCTGGCTCGATGCCCAGTTGCCGCCGGTCCTGGCCGCGTGGTTGACCGAAACCTTCGGCTTGTCGGCCTACGCGCTGCGTGATCTGGGGTTACGCGATGCAACGGACCTCGAAATTTTCGCCGAGGCGCGGCAGGCCGGGGCTATCTTGTTGTCCAAGGACAGCGACTTCGCAGATTTGGTGACTCGCTTAGGACCACCGCCCCAACTGCTGTGGTTGACCTGCGGCAATACCAGCAATCGTTCGCTGTGCAGCCTGCTCAGCGCGACTTTGGGCGAGGCCTTGAGCCTGCTCGAACAAGGTATGCCGATCGTCGAGATCGATGGTCGGGAGAGTTCGCCTTGA
- a CDS encoding transporter substrate-binding domain-containing protein has translation MKAFSRIAASVANLAASLLMLQAAHAADAKPLRIGIDPTFKPFTYKLPDGTPTGFDIEIAQALCTEIKRSCSFVESDWDGIIVALNARKFDAIISSMDITEERKRAVDFTNKYYKVPSRLIFPAGQAVSGTNESLKGKRIGVLRGSTEERYAKAEYAPAGAVVVDYATQNDAFLDLKAGRIDGTLVNVVVGQSDFLKTAAGQGFRFVGPERGDEKYWGVGAGIAVRKGDALRAELDRALVAIRADGRYKRIQDKYFDFDVYGR, from the coding sequence ATGAAGGCCTTTTCCCGTATCGCCGCGTCGGTGGCCAACCTGGCGGCGAGCCTGCTGATGCTGCAGGCGGCGCATGCCGCCGACGCCAAGCCGCTGCGCATCGGCATCGATCCGACGTTCAAGCCGTTCACCTACAAGCTGCCCGACGGCACGCCGACCGGCTTCGACATCGAGATCGCCCAGGCGCTGTGCACCGAGATCAAGCGCAGCTGCAGCTTCGTCGAGAGCGACTGGGACGGCATCATCGTGGCGCTGAACGCCCGCAAGTTCGACGCCATCATCTCGTCGATGGACATCACCGAGGAACGCAAGCGCGCGGTCGACTTCACCAACAAGTACTACAAGGTGCCGTCGCGGTTGATCTTCCCGGCCGGCCAGGCCGTCTCGGGTACCAATGAGAGCCTCAAGGGCAAGCGCATCGGCGTGCTGCGCGGCTCGACCGAGGAGCGCTACGCCAAGGCCGAATACGCGCCGGCCGGCGCCGTGGTGGTCGACTACGCGACGCAGAACGATGCCTTCCTCGACCTCAAGGCCGGCCGCATCGACGGTACCCTGGTCAACGTGGTGGTCGGCCAGTCCGATTTCCTCAAGACCGCCGCCGGCCAGGGTTTCCGCTTCGTCGGCCCCGAGCGCGGCGACGAGAAGTACTGGGGCGTCGGCGCCGGCATCGCGGTGCGCAAGGGCGATGCGCTGCGGGCCGAGCTCGACCGCGCGCTGGTGGCGATCCGCGCCGATGGCCGCTACAAGCGCATCCAGGACAAGTATTTCGACTTCGACGTCTACGGTCGTTGA
- a CDS encoding type II toxin-antitoxin system Phd/YefM family antitoxin, whose protein sequence is MLTANMHDAKSQLSNLVERALAGEEVLIARNGRAVVRLVPVEQIGPRRVGGRLKGRIAIAEDFDAPLSDEVLRGFLGGD, encoded by the coding sequence ATGCTGACCGCCAATATGCACGACGCCAAGTCGCAGCTCTCCAACCTGGTCGAGCGCGCGCTGGCCGGCGAAGAAGTGCTGATCGCCCGCAACGGCCGCGCCGTGGTGCGCCTGGTGCCGGTGGAGCAGATCGGGCCCCGGCGCGTCGGCGGCCGGCTCAAGGGCCGCATCGCGATCGCCGAGGATTTCGACGCGCCGCTGTCCGACGAGGTGCTGCGCGGCTTTCTGGGCGGCGATTGA
- a CDS encoding HD domain-containing protein — translation MTPLADQLAFLLELDKLKAVLRRTRPVGLERYENSAEHSWHVALMAMLLAEHAEPAVDVNRVVKLLLVHDIVEIDADDTFLYDEAGAAAKAIKEVAAAERLFGLLPPAQRDEFMALWREYEDRATPEGRFAYACDRLLPMLQNLANDGIGWRENAVRFEQVIRKNLPIDDAAPALWQYVLPRLEAAREAGWLG, via the coding sequence ATGACCCCGCTCGCCGACCAACTCGCCTTCCTGCTCGAACTCGACAAGCTCAAGGCCGTGCTGCGCCGCACCCGGCCGGTCGGGCTCGAGCGCTACGAGAACAGCGCCGAGCACAGCTGGCACGTGGCGCTGATGGCCATGCTGCTGGCCGAGCACGCCGAGCCGGCGGTCGACGTGAACCGGGTGGTCAAGCTGCTGCTGGTGCACGACATCGTCGAAATCGACGCCGACGACACCTTCCTCTACGACGAGGCCGGCGCCGCGGCCAAGGCGATCAAGGAGGTCGCCGCGGCCGAGCGGCTGTTCGGCCTGCTGCCGCCGGCCCAGCGCGACGAGTTCATGGCGCTGTGGCGCGAATACGAGGACCGCGCGACGCCGGAAGGCCGCTTCGCCTACGCCTGCGACCGGCTGCTGCCGATGCTGCAGAACCTGGCCAACGACGGCATCGGCTGGCGCGAGAACGCGGTGCGCTTCGAGCAGGTGATCCGCAAGAACCTGCCGATCGACGACGCCGCGCCGGCGCTGTGGCAATACGTGCTGCCGCGCCTGGAGGCCGCCCGCGAAGCGGGCTGGCTCGGCTGA